In Lacinutrix sp. Bg11-31, the DNA window GTAGCGTTATAGTTTCTATTGAACTTTCTTGGCAAGTTCCTGCTGGTGTAGTATAAGTTATACTGTAAGTTTCACCACTAGTTCCATTACTAATTGCACCTGTGTTTACATCTAATAAAGCACCATTTGTTGGTGTATTGGTAAATGTAAATGTCCCTCCAGATAGACCAGTAATTGATACAGTAGCTTCATCACAGTTTGGATTATTAAAAGAAAAACCAGCATCATCTAAATTAAGTAGTGTAACAGTTTCTGTTGAACTTTCTTGACAAGACCCTATTAAAGGTGTAGTGTAAGTTACACTATAAGTTGCTCCACTAGTTCCATTACTTATGGTTCCTGTATTAGTATCTAATAAAGCACCATCTGTAGGAGCCGTATCAAATGTAAATAAGCCTCCAGTTGTTCCGGTTATAGTTGTTGTAGCTCCATCACATTCTAAATTGTTAAAAGTAAAAGCCGCTTGGGCAACAAATTGAGACACAGTTAGCATAAATGATTGAGAACATGTGCCTAAGCTTATAACAACCGTATAGTTTCCAGCAATAGCAATACTAGAAAGTGTATTCGTGATTTCTCCAGGTATTGAAGTGCCATTTAATTGCCATTCATAAGTTTCAGAGCCATCAAAATTTCCGCCAGTAGTAGAAAAATCTACAGTGTTACTATTACACAATGTTACCGTATTTGAAATAATTGTTTCTGAGGCTTGAATATTTAATCCAGTAAAAGGATCTGTAACTGTTACATCGAAAGAACAGATAATTGTTGTTCCAGCAGAATTTGATGCTGTGTATTCTACAGTTGTTGTACCTATTGGAAATTGTCCATTAGGAGGTAATCCTTGAGAAAGTGTAATTGCAGTGTTAGTTGCATCACAATTATCTATAACATTTGGAATTGTATAATTTGGAATTGCATAACACTGTCCATTATCTGTTGGAATTATAATATCTGTAGGACAAGCATCAAAACTAATATCATTACAAATTGTTACAATACTCTCTATGGTAATATCATCTATCGCCATATCTGATGTAAAATCATTTCCTCTTATTCCTCTAAAACGTACTTGAAAGTTAGCTACAGTTTCATAGGTACTTATATCAATAAACTCTTGAATCCATGCAGCATTACTAGAGGAATGTTGTTGTCCAGTTAATACAAAAACATCGTTAATCCACGTTGTTCCGTTATTAAAATCAACATGTAATTCTCCCATATCTGCTCCATACATATGATAGTTAAAATGCAAGAAGGTGTTTGTTGATGTTGTTAAATCAAATAGAGGTGAATATAATTCGGCAACATCTCCAGTATTAGCACCAGTTGCTTCGGTATAAAAATAATTAATACCATTGGCTGCAGAACTGGGTCCTGTGTTTGAGGATGTTGTACCATTACTATTTGCTTCCCATTGAAAGTTGGTGTTATTTGAAGCAGACCAACATTCTTCAATAGCATCTGCACTTCCTGTTATTTGTGTTTCAACAGGTTCTACATAAGGTACAGCAAATACTCCACAAGGTGTTTGGTAAGTGATAGGGCCAACCCATAAACTTTGATCTCCAGTTCCACAGAATGCGCGAATATAAAAATCGTAGAGTGTTGAAGACAAAAGACCAGTAACTGTATATGGATTAGTAGAAACTAAAGTTCCTGTTCCAGTTGGAGTAGTACCTGATGGTACAACTTCAATTTCCCATTGTGTTGCAGATCCCGTTTCTGTCCAGCTTAAATCTACTGATGTGCCAGTTGTATTTGCGAGAGCAAAATTAATTGGAGCTGGACACGTTAGACTTTCTATAGTAATATCGTCTATAGCCATGTCAGACGTGAAATCATTTCCTCTTACACCTCTAAAGCGTACTTGAAAGTTATCAACCGTTTCGTAAATACTAATATCTATAAATTGTTGAATCCAATTTGCATTATTAGATGTTTGTTGTTCTCCACTAATCAAGAAAACATCATTTATCCAAGTGGTACCATTAAATAAATCAACGTGTAATTCTCCCATACTTGCTCCATACATATGGTAGTTAAAATGCAAGAAAGTATTTGTTGATGTTGTTAAATCAAAAAATGGAGATAGTAATATAGCTACGTCACCAGTATTTGCACCTGTTGCTTCTGTATAAAAATAATTAGTACCTGTAGCTGCTGCGTTAGGGCCAGTTCCGCTAGATGTTGTCCCAAAAGAATTAGCTCTCCAGTTAAAACTTGTGTTTTGTGCATTCCAACAGTTATCAATATCATCTGCATTTCCTAAAATTTGCGTTTCTGCTGTTTCTACATAAGGAACTGCTTGTACAAAACAACTGGTATCAAAAGGGACTGGGCCTTCCCATTCAGAACAACCAGATGAAGAAATAGCTTGTATATAAACTTCGTAATCTGTATTTTCTAATAGAGATGTTGCTAGATAAGGAATTGCAGAGGTAATTACACCTACACCAGTTGGAGTAGTTCCTGCAAGTACTATTTCTATTTCCCATGATGTTTCACTTCCGCCAGGTGTCCAATATATTTCAGCAGAAGTAGGTGTTTGAGGTATAGCAACTATTGATCCAGAAGCTATAATACTAGAGCTTACAGTAACTACAGCATCACAACTACTTACGTTTCCGTATATATCTGTTACTGTCATTGTAATATTATTGGTTCCTACATCGCTACAATCAAAATCTGTTTGGGATAAAGTAATACTTTGTATTGCGCAGTTATCAAAACTACCATTATTTATTTCTGCAGGTGTTAAAACAGCGGCTCCAT includes these proteins:
- a CDS encoding gliding motility-associated C-terminal domain-containing protein, with translation MKKTLIFFTFLLHFSFFSYGQCPDPSGQTLIAITETTAQINWTENGTATTWEIEIVLSGATPSGAGTIITDNPYTASNLVSGETYDFYIRSDCNNSSNGESNWVGPLTATTLSCIFSVDSNEVPEGCLEYCFYANGAQFGTFFDFNSGVLPVGWNSSPFTVGAPCITNMIDNSPYFWAGVTDSNNERQVTTNPLDVTLGGIIQFYMRYGSDDPDPGCETADLPEEGVNLQYSIDNGTTWVNINYWQPTDVLTDPLYAWTQYTETIPVAAQTNNTLFRWYQSDNSGAQFDNWGLDNVLVSANTNANFNWDFGDGNTSTSSSPCHSYSAEGSYTVTLTIDAPNCNNTVSTDIFIEDNIVPTAICQNTTISLDVNGAAVLTPAEINNGSFDNCAIQSITLSQTDFDCSDVGTNNITMTVTDIYGNVSSCDAVVTVSSSIIASGSIVAIPQTPTSAEIYWTPGGSETSWEIEIVLAGTTPTGVGVITSAIPYLATSLLENTDYEVYIQAISSSGCSEWEGPVPFDTSCFVQAVPYVETAETQILGNADDIDNCWNAQNTSFNWRANSFGTTSSGTGPNAAATGTNYFYTEATGANTGDVAILLSPFFDLTTSTNTFLHFNYHMYGASMGELHVDLFNGTTWINDVFLISGEQQTSNNANWIQQFIDISIYETVDNFQVRFRGVRGNDFTSDMAIDDITIESLTCPAPINFALANTTGTSVDLSWTETGSATQWEIEVVPSGTTPTGTGTLVSTNPYTVTGLLSSTLYDFYIRAFCGTGDQSLWVGPITYQTPCGVFAVPYVEPVETQITGSADAIEECWSASNNTNFQWEANSNGTTSSNTGPSSAANGINYFYTEATGANTGDVAELYSPLFDLTTSTNTFLHFNYHMYGADMGELHVDFNNGTTWINDVFVLTGQQHSSSNAAWIQEFIDISTYETVANFQVRFRGIRGNDFTSDMAIDDITIESIVTICNDISFDACPTDIIIPTDNGQCYAIPNYTIPNVIDNCDATNTAITLSQGLPPNGQFPIGTTTVEYTASNSAGTTIICSFDVTVTDPFTGLNIQASETIISNTVTLCNSNTVDFSTTGGNFDGSETYEWQLNGTSIPGEITNTLSSIAIAGNYTVVISLGTCSQSFMLTVSQFVAQAAFTFNNLECDGATTTITGTTGGLFTFDTAPTDGALLDTNTGTISNGTSGATYSVTYTTPLIGSCQESSTETVTLLNLDDAGFSFNNPNCDEATVSITGLSGGTFTFTNTPTNGALLDVNTGAISNGTSGETYSITYTTPAGTCQESSIETITLLNLDDASFSFNSPECNEATVSLTGISGGTFTFANTPTDGALLNANTGMISNGTSDQTYTVTYTTPSGSCQDSVTKSITLLSLDDASFYIDPDSISCYSANLIITGSTVGVFSFDPHPNDDAVINQTTGEVTDTTPNSTYTIVYTTNETCSNSEAITYTTPDNCIIPQGISPNNDTINDYFDVAWLKATNINIFNRYGTKVYEKANYRDEWNGVSNDNLELPVGTYFYVIELEDNKTITGWVYINR